A window of the Bacteroidota bacterium genome harbors these coding sequences:
- a CDS encoding ABC transporter permease, with product MEMNCKSPFWRVVQRELKENLFGQWPYFFIVCIGPLIGFLLVTWIFSSNVPRNLPVAVVDMDHTMMSRKMANMTDATPIAAINRSYISLEDARRGLEKGNVDAVLYIPAGTEKEILKGESSSVALYLNEANVLKGSLLSSGIQKAIGTLSAGIKLQFQMENGATEEQA from the coding sequence ATGGAAATGAATTGTAAGAGTCCGTTTTGGAGGGTAGTGCAAAGGGAATTGAAAGAGAATTTATTTGGCCAATGGCCCTATTTTTTCATTGTCTGCATTGGGCCATTGATTGGTTTTTTACTTGTCACCTGGATTTTTTCATCCAATGTGCCCAGAAATCTGCCGGTTGCCGTTGTGGATATGGACCACACCATGATGTCGCGTAAAATGGCCAACATGACGGATGCTACCCCTATTGCGGCCATAAACAGGAGTTATATAAGCCTGGAGGATGCCCGGCGCGGCCTTGAAAAAGGTAATGTGGATGCAGTCTTATATATTCCTGCAGGAACTGAAAAAGAAATCTTGAAAGGTGAAAGTTCATCAGTGGCTTTATACCTGAACGAGGCAAATGTATTGAAAGGAAGTTTATTAAGCAGCGGAATTCAAAAGGCCATAGGAACCTTATCGGCAGGTATAAAATTGCAGTTCCAGATGGAAAACGGTGCGACAGAAGAACAGGC